Proteins encoded within one genomic window of Thunnus albacares chromosome 13, fThuAlb1.1, whole genome shotgun sequence:
- the f11r.1 gene encoding F11 receptor, tandem duplicate 1, translating to MLVSGLFSVALFVCVATGVSGFSVTTSNANVQVKENEGVDLTCAYSADFGSNARVEWKFKDLKGSQTYVTYNGKLTAPYSSRVTVYGNNNLRFSKVTRKDTGVYDCEVSGNSQFGEVRVKLTVLVPPSPPVCRIPSSVTTGKMAVLSCHDGDASPPPHYMWFKDGTLLPTEPKKVSGFKNATYKLNTETGNLEFPASTKMDTGEYYCEAANIAGPPQRCRAVKMEVRDLNTGGIVAGVIVALLLVVLLVLGIWYAHKKGYLPKKSESKQKSNVVYQPPSSYAGDDEDGDFKQKSSFVV from the exons ATGCTTGTCAGCGGGTTGTTTTCAGTGGCTTTGTTCGTGTGCGTAGCAACAG GTGTGAGTGGCTTTTCAGTTACTACCTCCAATGCAAATGTGCAGGTGAAAGAGAATGAAG GGGTTGACCTTACATGCGCTTATTCAGCGGACTTTGGTTCAAATGCCAGAGTTGAGTGGAAATTTAAGGACCTAAAAGGCTCTCAGACATATGTGACTTACAATGGGAAACTCACAG CACCATATTCCAGCCGAGTGACGGTGTACGGTAACAACAATCTGAGATTTTCCAAAGTGACCCGTAAGGATACTGGAGTGTACGACTGTGAGGTGTCTGGCAACAGCCAGTTTGGGGAAGTCAGAGTGAAGCTCACTGTTCTCG TGCCTCCATCTCCACCCGTGTGTAGGATCCCCAGCTCAGTGACGACGGGCAAGATGGCCGTCCTGTCCTGCCATGACGGTGATGCCTCACCTCCTCCCCATTACATGTGGTTCAAAGATGGCACCCTTCTGCCCACTGAGCCCAAAAAGGTTTCTGGCTTCAAAAACGCCACCTACAAGCTGAACACAGAGACTGGCAACCTG GAGTTTCCCGCTTCAACCAAGATGGACACAGGGGAGTACTACTGTGAGGCTGCCAACATTGCCGGTCCTCCTCAGCGCTGTAGAGCTGTGAAAATGGAAGTCC GCGACTTAAATACCGGAGGGATTGTTGCTGGTGTAATAGTGGCTCTCCTGCTAGTGGTCCTACTGGTACTTGGAATTTGGTACGCCCACAAGAAAGGATACCTGCCCA AGAAGAGTGAAAG CAAACAAAAGTCCAATGTGGTCTACCAGCCCCCATCATCGTATGCCGGTGACGATGAAGAT gGAGACTTCAAACAGAAGTCATCGTTCGTGGTATAA